The DNA region tcaatgcactaattcaatccttaatatctctaattataatataataaaaaattataaaaatttgatattaataatctttgcattaagaggaatcaaacaagatctcacttgactatgttttaatccatagataaaaaaactaatcacaaattaagagtgatgaatgaatagtgccATTTTTCTAATGTTACAACtaatttgaaatgaagaaagtataagaaatctaaaaagaaacatgGTTAAATTACTTAAATAGCATAGCAACACTAACTAGTTGTGTTGATTTCAGTCCATAAATTGATTTCAAGTTAAGTGTTTTATATCgattcaaaataaaatgtatatctatattaattttatatataattgtaaattaatttttaaagtcaAATTAAATCAACTTAAAATTCAACCCAATATATCAAAGGCAAAGCCATAGCAACTTCACACAAAAATTTTGATGTACACCAACCAACATATTCTGATACtatcaaacaaaataattattagtcAGATAATAAAACTGCAGCCGATAAAGATGGCGGATAATAGAGAAGATCATAAGGAGCCCAGAGACTATCCAATGGACATGGCCGATTCGAGTCGATTCTCAACCATGGCTTCCCTTTTCCACTCCAATGCAACAAACTAACTGGTCCAGGATGCAAATCTCTACACAATCCTCTTATATTATCTCCACCTAATCCATGTTGATTCCATCTATGTTCAACTCTCTCTACTTCACCTCCAAAAACCAGTAAAAATGGCGGCAATGAACCTAGTTGATAAATACGGTGTTGTTTTTGCAACTTCATCCAACTCTCTAATTTTAAAGTATACTCACCCTTTCTCCATTTATTCACATCGATTACCATCACACCAGTGTTGAAATAACACGGTGCTCTTTCTCGGTTGAGAAAAGTTTCTGAAAGTTCTAGAGTGTTCCAGAATTTATGAGTAAAATAACTGGTGAAATTAGCATGACAATATTCTGGAGCTCCAAGAACGTGAATTCCAAGATCAATATTCCATAGATTagaaacatcatcaacaacaataaggTCTGAATCGAAGTAAATCACGCGATTGACATGGCGTGGGAGAAGGTCAGCAAGGTAGATGCGGGCGTAATTGAGGGGTTGATCGAGTGCGCGGCGAATAGAGGTTGAGATTTTGTTGTGGACAAGAAGAGGGTTGAAATGGAGAAGAGAGATTGTTAAATAAGGAAAGGTAGAAGTGATTGTATGATTAAGGTGTTGGAAATTAGTGGAAGAAGTGAGGAAAtggaaagaaagattttctgGGCAGGAAGAATGGCGAAGAACAGAGAATACAGCTGCTATGGAACCTCGAAGGTAGGTAGTGTCGAGAGTCATAGCAATGTGGATTGTTGATGATGGTGTACCGGGAATGGCGCAGTTTTCGCCATTGCGGAATGCTGGAGCTTCACGGTATTGCGGAATATCCCCGGCGACGGTGACGGTGACGGTGATGGTGAAGATTGTGAAGAAGAGTGATGATGGCATTTTGGTAGTTTGAGAGAAGGGAAGATGAGGAATGATtcaaattttttcttatttgttaattattgtgaatttgtattttttttttgtttatttatttttcgttTTAACGAGGGGTTAGGGATAATcgttattaataaatattaaccACTAAGCACTAATGACCTGTTTGATAATCGGTactaataaatactaaaaataataataataaattagtgtaattttaatagaaatatttcttggtaaatttaaaataatatttattattttctaataattttattttcttcccaaCATTCATTGTATTTCTCAACCACGATGATGACTTTGGGTcaacaataaagaaattaaacCCAAAGTTTAAACGGAGAAGTGACAATTTTGAGCGGGTCTTTGAAGCAAACATTATAAATGGAAGAGCTTGATGTGGAGAAACAGACGAAATTTTCTACCCTACGCAACACTCATTCCATACTTGAACTCTCAAGTTAAATCGTACAAGCATTAACTGCATTATCCTTGTTATTTATCTAAAGGCCTGTTTTTTAATGGATAATAAGTGGTGagaatagtaataaaaaattaatgtagtTTTAATAGGATTATTTGTTGACAAAATAGATGATTATGCTTAATTTCCTtcaataatctttttttttttttataaaatttatttcaatacaTTACCGCTTAAGCATGTGGTATTAGGGGGTAAACAAAATTCTTATTTCATAATCAAACTTACATTACCATGAAAATGACATAATAAACATCATCAATAtatacactacaaatcattctcattaccacaaCTAATATCGTTAACCTATAGACCGTAAATTCTATAATTTGACGAAAAGTTCTAAATGCAAAAGCAGCAATTTAGATGTATACATCAATATGCTGAtggataaaataaattttctaatttttattatgcttACTTGAAATTCTATAATTTTAGTATAGGACTCGCATTAATATAATTACGTTAAAGGAATCAATTCAACCACAAGCTTAAGTTGATGAATGAAactccaggatatgttatatattttaacacaCCCCTttacacgagagccctttagACTAGAAATGTAGATGCAATACAGGTCGTCTTGTCACGTTAAATAGGGATGGTTGAGATTTGATCCTATAAACTCTTATCACTTTGACTTCTAATACCATATTAAagaactaactcaaccaaaaatttaaactgatggtAAAACGtgcaatatattatatactcgaacacaatactattcaaCCAAAGTTAActaatatacataaatataaatcaCATGACCTTAATTGACTTAATGTGTCAAAATTCGGTCAAACATTTGGTGAAATAACTAATTAACAACTAGTATAATACAACAAATATACGACTAAAACATTTTCTGTAACATCGCTGAATTTTCGACTCTTTAGGCGGGAGAAAATttgggtgttacattaaaataaaataaataaaataataataaactgtAAAATATCAGCGGAAATTTCGACAACATCTACcctaaaactgtgcgcctttttagaaaaaaacaaaagttattagaatctaataaagtaaaggcatcaaCGGCCTATCAAGACTATATCACGgcagaatgattcatcgccagcTTTTCAtgtcaagcatggatcgtggttgtAAACGCTTGAGTTTCAAATGACAAAacatttaaactaaaacataCAAACCAGAAAATTATGCAGCGGAAATAAACTTATACAAATGGAGGTCGCATGCCTCTCATTACATATACAACCCAGCAAAACATAAAACTTTGGGGTTAAAACCCATTAAAACATTATTATAAACATAAGTTGCGTGCTCAATCCCCCATATGCAATACACGAGAGACTCCATAACCTGTTTAAGTCTATCTATGATCTtcctgctgctcaacgtaaGACGGAATATCAAACGTGTCATCACAGGGCCATCATCGAAAGAGCcattttaaacaaatcaaacatgTACACGTCAGAAACGTACTAACATCATATTATAGTAACTTAGTAAGACATAATTAGTATCAATAGAGTGTGTCATAATATAAGGGTGATTCCACAAACACTCCAGGTGCTAATCATAACCACTAAACATCAATACCTACTTCTTATTGTCATTTCCATCTTTTTCACTTCTTTTCGACTTCATAACTTCTCAGTATCACTTGAACCAAGAGCTTAACCActtttaaatatatatctatatatgtgactggaggccaccatattggggtttgcaagacccacatggcaacacctcaacCAAGGGCGGTGACGGGCCATACCGGCGCCCTATGGTAAAGCATGATCACacccccgtacagcgaccatataCAGATGGTCTTACCTCCGGGAACTAAACCCACTGGGGTACCCAACCAGTGGAGCCACAATACCTAAACGTatgtgactagaggccaccatattgggatttgcaagacccacatggcaacacctcaacCAAGGGCGGTGACGGGCCATACCGGCGCCCAATGGTAAAGCATGATCACTCCCTTGTACAGCGACCATATACAGATGGTCTTACCTTCGGGAACTAAACCCACTGGGGTACCCTATCCAGTGGAGTCACAATAACCGAACAAGTCTCATGTgaatctcatcaataagggactcattcccattaCAACCAACAACTTTCTTGCTCCATCACTAAGGACTCATTCCCGTTCAAACTAACGTAAGTCAAACTCATAAATAAGGGAGTCATTCCCATTCAAACTAGCAATAAtcaatctcatcaataaggaaaccattcactattcaaactaacaataatcaatatcattaataaagAACTCGCTCCCTTTCAAACAAACAACAACCAATCTCAATAACAAGAGAATCGTTCTCATTCTAAATCATTATTAGCATTTGGCATACTAATACCATTCTCTATCAGTAAACTTGAAAATCATGTAATCAATAACTTCGATATTTCATTCGACGATAATTCATAGTGTACAACATATGTTTTAAAACAATTCAATATCGATAAATATACAATGCAAGATGCATGTAAgagttaattactgcgtgtacgtatctgtaagcgtcactgcacgatcaaaaagtcacaaaaatcacccaactaaggttctactttcctctaATTGAACTGGAAACCTATATATGTTTAAAGTAGAATTAATAAGCCTACTTTTCTCCATTTAAGAGAGACTAAAAGCTAAAACAAACTATTATTCACTTATTAAAAGTAACTTCCAATTATTCTAATACGCACTTAATCAATTCACGTTACTCAATCTATACTTGCTCACAATTTATGACATTAACTCAACAATTAAATAAGCCTTCACATTCACTAGACCAACAATCGAATAAGCTTTCACAAAAAAGTATACGTTATAGTCATTTCTCTAAACCAACAAGACTTGAGTTATAAAACTACATCACCATGTAATGCCATAAACTACTAACATGTACTCGTGTCACGAACATTAATAGTAACTTATAATTTGGCTACAATTATACCGTTTACAACAACGGACGAATCAACCATGTCAAGCATCCCTAACATGCCAATAATCACTCTAATAATTACGATTATACCACAATTAACTTGCAATAAtacttaataatataaaaaatatccaCCATCATCTTTATAAAGCAAGTGACAATTCACAACCACTTATAGTGACTAATAATCTTAACCATTTATAAATACTATTATCACCATTCGCAACATAATTACATATTCAAAGCTTATATAATTCTATTTAATTTACTAAACATTTTCAACCCAAAAGTAGTACCAtcattatctttttcatttatacTTCCAAccctaattaataattatactcaaatcatcaatcaaaatcTTACCCATAATaagatttaatgaaaataacaccAAATCAACATCACAGtcataaacttcataaaacTTTAAATTGAAAACAAGAAGAATCAAATGGGAGAAGaagagatggcttacaaagTTAAAACTAGTAAAAATGGCGAAGAAGAGGATAAGGCTGTGGTGGTGGTGAACCAGGGCCGTGTGCGATGGTGGAGGAACCACCACGCGACTGCTGTCCTACTGGCAGCACACCCACAAGTAGCCGGCTGTTTTTGGAGGAGAGAAGGCGCGTAGCCTGCTTGCTGCTGCTTGGGGCTGCTCGCGGAGGAGGGGAGGGCGGCTGCCGGTTCTTCTGGTGGCTGTCGTGGGGGAGGGAAAACGCAGCCGGATTGGTGGAGGAAGTCacggctgctgctgctgctggctGTGGTGGTGAGGGAGAGAGGAGAAGTAAAGGTGGGGAGGTTAGGGATGACGGCTATCAACAAGGGTTTCAAgcccttttattattattattattattattattattattattattattcccctttatttattaatttattttctaaataccCTTTATTGAAATGTCCAACTAAGAAGGCTCACTTATGTGTGCGCACAAGTTCTAATAAATACAATAGTTtcgattcgaacctctttatttttagtaatcgtaattgtatttttaatataaatatatgttaatatttaaattcgtatatgaaagaaatttattaaaactacttcaaaataaatttaatataattataaaatccccaaaagttattaaaatattaattaatgacgtcagaaaatttCGGGGTGTTATATTTTCGGCAAATAGTAGTGTTAGCTATGTGTAAAACTTTTTCTGTCTCATTCAATTTGcatcaattttcattttagactgttttactcattttaaatcattttattatgtggaaattgaaACACACCAAATTCTTTTAGGAAAATTGGCTAaaattaatcccaactatcaCCCGTTGGCCAAAATTAATCCccactattgattattttttaataatccaactatTAACTTAATTTGTTCAAAACATCCCCCCAGAAAACCGGTTGTAGCAGATTAAAcaggtttgattttttttttccttttttttatttaatcctCAAACATAACCCGTAAGTAATCAGTTGAACGCGAAGAACAAGTTGTTGGTGTtgaagaaaatcaattgaaggTGTGGAAGTGGAAGGCGCTGCTCAATTTCGGTTCATTAATGGTAATGGTGATTTCCTTTTACTAATTTTGTAGCGTTTTCCTTATTGTTTTTGTAATCTGTTGCTTTTGTATTGTATTAGTTGTTGATTTTTCCCTTTTAATTCCGTTCAGGCTGGTCTTTTTGACAAATTTTACTACAAAATTTTGGTTTGGGGGTAAATTCAAATGGACAAACAATGGTTTAGATTATGTTGTGGTGAAGGTTGTACCATAGAAATTGATGCAGACCTAATTTCTTGGTTTGATTGAGATGATTTAGTAGTGAGTAAGGTTGGGGTTGATTATGAACATTCTTTGTTTTTTATGAACCCAGCTTGTATGCAATTTGAGGTGGATTtcaaaagggtaaatagtgatgAAAGTGTAATGAAAATGACAAGGCTCGGTGTTAAATTTAGGGCAGTAGCTGTGTACATACTTAAGGTAGATGATGATGCAGAGTTGGAAAGTGACTTAACTACAAGGGTATCAAAGTTAAGTTTCAAAAGGGCAGGTAAAAGCAACGTCAAATATAAGAAACAAATTGAGGCATGTGGTCCCCAAAACAGCTGCCTAGATTCCTTTAATACACAGAACCCCAAACCTTTGTCCACTTTTATCCCAAACCCTAGACTTCATAGTCCCCCACTTAATTCCATAGGCCATCAAGATAACCTTTTGTTAGAGGGTAATCAAGAGTCTACGGTTGAGGATAGTCAAGAATCTAAGAGTCAAGCATCTAAAGTCGGGGTTAGTGAAGTTTATGATGGTGATGGGAGTGAACAGTTTGAGGATGCACTTAGTGAAGGCTTGGATGAGCAAGATGTAAGTGAGTCAAGTGATGGGGTGGGTGATAGTGACAGTGAGGATAAAAACTATTGTGTAAGTGCTGAGCTAGAAGAAAGTGAACAGGAGAGTTATACAGATAGTGAAGGGGTGGGTGAACATGAACAGCCTGAACAATTGGGTGATGCTGTAATAGCTTTAAATTTGATCAGGGATAATGTTTCAGATTATGATGAaagtgatgaagaagaggcACAAGTTGTGAATGAGCACACTGACTGGAAAAAATTCACATGGCGTGTAGGTGCTAACTTTCCAAACCCAAATGCTTTTAAGAATGCAGTTACACAGTACGCACTAGCACAAGGTATGAGTTTAAAAATAGCTGTGAGTGATAAGAAAAGGCGGAATAGGCTAGGTGTTGTATGTGTTTCGGGTTGTCCTTTTAGGATTTATGCATCTTGGGACAGAAAACTAGCTGAGTATACAGTGAATTCTGTGAAGAATAAACATACTTGTCAGAGAAACATGGAGGGAAATAGTAGACTGAAATCTAAATGGGTGGCTGAGCAAAAGATTGAAGTGTTCAAGAAAAGACCACACATCCTTTTCAATGAGATAATTGACATGGTAAAGAGCAATTACAGTATTATGTGTAGCAGGGAATTTGCATACCATGCCAAATACAATGCTCATAAGAAGCTCTATGGTTCAATGAAAGACCATTATAATAAGGTGATGAATTACTTGTGCATTGATGGGTGTTTCATCAAGATTTTCCTAGGGGGTATGCTATTATTAGTTATTGGAAGGGACCCAAATGAACAGATGTTTCTTGTAGCATGGGCCGCAGTAGGGGGGAGAACAATGAATCTTGGGAATGGTTTTTATCGGAGTTGAAGAAGGGTTTACCCCCAACCAATGGTGAAGGATGGACTATAATTTCTGATGAGCATCaggtaattataatttttttctaatttcatTGTGCAATTGGTGAATTTAGTTTTATGCAATGACTTTGTTTACTTGGCAGAGCATACTAAGGGCAGTTAATCTAGAGTTTCCAAAAGCTGAGCACAGGCACTGTGCAAGGCATATATATGCCAATTGGAACAAGCAATTCAAGGGAGTCGATGAGTTGAAGATGTTGTTTTGGAGATGTGCCAAGGCCTACAATCAGCCTGACTTCTATAATGCCACCAAGGACATGGACGAGGTAAGTCATGACGCAGTAGATGGATTCAAAAAAGCTAATCCAAATGTGTTTTGTAGAGCATATGTGAAATGGGATAGCATGTGTGATGTAATTGTTAGCAATATGGTTGAAACATTCAACAATTATATCATGAATGCTAGGTCAAAGCATCTTATAAACATGTTAGAAGAAATTAGGTCATTAATGATGAAAAGACTTGTGACAAAGAAGGAACAGGCTGCTAAGTGGGATGGTATCCTTTGTCCTAAAGTGCAAGAGATGTTAGATAAAGAGAAAGAGGACTAAGTGTTCAGTGATGCCTGCATCTACTACCAAATTCCAAGTATCTAATCATTTTGATACTTTGGAAGTTGATATTGAAAAAAGAGTGCACTTGTGGAAAATGAAAGTTAAAGGGTATACCTTGTTGTCGTGTTGTGGCTGCTTTGTTTTATTTACATAAGGAAGTTGAGTTATACGTTGATAAATGTTACACTGTAGAGTCTTATTTACTTGCGTATAACGGTAGCATTAATCCCTTAACTGGAGAGAGGCACTGGCCTCAGCTCAACTTTCCAATGGACCTCCCACCAATTAAAATAGGCCCAGATAGACCTAGAAAATGTAGGTTTAAATCACCCCATGAAGACCCCAAATATCCTAGCAGGCTAACCAAACACGGGGTCCAAATGACTTGT from Amaranthus tricolor cultivar Red isolate AtriRed21 chromosome 3, ASM2621246v1, whole genome shotgun sequence includes:
- the LOC130807448 gene encoding probable galacturonosyltransferase-like 3, which gives rise to MPSSLFFTIFTITVTVTVAGDIPQYREAPAFRNGENCAIPGTPSSTIHIAMTLDTTYLRGSIAAVFSVLRHSSCPENLSFHFLTSSTNFQHLNHTITSTFPYLTISLLHFNPLLVHNKISTSIRRALDQPLNYARIYLADLLPRHVNRVIYFDSDLIVVDDVSNLWNIDLGIHVLGAPEYCHANFTSYFTHKFWNTLELSETFLNRERAPCYFNTGVMVIDVNKWRKGEYTLKLESWMKLQKQHRIYQLGSLPPFLLVFGGEVERVEHRWNQHGLGGDNIRGLCRDLHPGPVSLLHWSGKGKPWLRIDSNRPCPLDSLWAPYDLLYYPPSLSAAVLLSD
- the LOC130807447 gene encoding uncharacterized protein LOC130807447; the protein is MNPACMQFEVDFKRVNSDESVMKMTRLGVKFRAVAVYILKVDDDAELESDLTTRVSKLSFKRAGKSNVKYKKQIEACGPQNSCLDSFNTQNPKPLSTFIPNPRLHSPPLNSIGHQDNLLLEGNQESTVEDSQESKSQASKVGVSEVYDGDGSEQFEDALSEGLDEQDVSESSDGVGDSDSEDKNYCVSAELEESEQESYTDSEGVGEHEQPEQLGDAVIALNLIRDNVSDYDESDEEEAQVVNEHTDWKKFTWRVGANFPNPNAFKNAVTQYALAQGMSLKIAVSDKKRRNRLGVVCVSGCPFRIYASWDRKLAEYTVNSVKNKHTCQRNMEGNSRLKSKWVAEQKIEVFKKRPHILFNEIIDMVKSNYSIMCSREFAYHAKYNAHKKLYGSMKDHYNKVMNYLCIDGCFIKIFLGGMLLLVIGRDPNEQMFLVAWAAVGGRTMNLGNGFYRS